CGGGAGGTAGGTCTGCTGCTGCTCGTCGCTCCCCCACAGCGACAGCGCGGTGGCGACCGCACCGGGGGCCAGCGCGGCCACCGCCAGGCCCATGTCACCGCGGGCCAGCGCCTCGGCGACCAGGGTGCCGGCCACCGCGGAGCGCTCCTCGCTGATCCCGCCCAGGGCCTCGGGCACGCCCAGGATCGGCAGACCGATGTCGGTGCTCGCGCGGAGCAGCTCCTCGGGCGCCGCGCAGGCCTCGTCGGCTGCCGCGGCGGCGGGCCGGACGACCTCGGCGGCGTACTCGGAGACCACGTCGACGAGCATCTGCTCGTCCTCGGTGGGCGTGAGGTCGAAGACGCCGGTCGGCTTGGCGTCCGGGACCCGGACCCCCGGCCCCTTCTTGCCGACGCGCGCGAACGTGCGACCTGCGGCCGCTGCGGTGCGGAAGCCGCTGCGGGTGGCGGTGAAGACCACCTGCTCCGCAGTGCGGCGCAGGCCTACGCGGTCCAGGAGGTCGCTCTGCGCGAGCTTGCTGAGGGCGGCCACGGCGTAGCCGAGCGGGGCCCGCGTCTCGGCGGACGCGACCCCGTTCCTGCCACCCGGACCCAGCACGGAGGAGAAAGCCATGCCCTGAATGTAACTGGGAGTTACACACCGCGCCACAGTTCGGGGTGTGGTGCAGATCACAGCAGTCCTCGTCCTAGGATCAGAGTCATGTCCGAGACTCCCCACGCACCGCACGGCACGCTTCCTCAGGGAGGCCGGGTCAGGCCGATCACCCGGTGGGGCACCCCGGTGATGCACCGCCCCCAGGCCCGGGTCACCTCCTTCGACGCCGACCTCACCGCCCTGGCCGCGGACATGGTCGCGACCATGTACGCCGCCGACGGGGTCGGCCTCGCCGCCTGCCAGATCGGTGAGGACGTGGCGATGTTCGTCTTCGACTGCCCCGACGACTCCGGGCGGCACACCGTCGGGGTGGTCTGCAACCCGGTGCTGGTGCTCCCCGAGGGCAAGGACCGGCACCTGGAGGAGGACGACGAGGGCTGCCTCTCCTTCCCCGGCGCGTTCGTCCCGTGCGCACGACCCGACCACGCGCGGGTCGAAGGGGTCGGCCTCGACGGCGAGCCGGTCGCCTTCGAGGGAGACGGGTTGCTCGCCCGCTGCCTGCAGCACGAGACCGACCACACGCTCGGCACTGTCTTCGGCGACCGGGTCGCCACCAAGCAGCGCAAGCGACTGCAGAAGGCGCACGACAAGGCGGTCGCCGACTACCCGCCCGGCTGGCCCGCCGAGGAAGACTGACCCAGCCTGCTGGTTCGCCTGCGCGAGGCCTCTGCGCGCGGCGATCATGACGCCATGGACGTGAGGCACCGGGTCTTCGCCCGCATGTGGGCGGTGGCGGCGCTCCCGCGCCCACCGCCCTCGGCCTGCTGCTGGCCGCCCTGGGCGTCGCGGCCACGGTGGTGCTGCTGACTCCGCGACGCGTCAGCATCCTGGTGCTGATGGCCCTGGTGCCGGCCACCGCCGTCCTCGAGGCGCCGGTGCTGGGCAACCACTGGCTGCTGGCCGGGCTGGTCTCGCTGGGCTACCTGCTCACCGGGGGCCGGTGGTCCCGGTTCGAGCCCCTGGCCCGGGTCGCACTGCTGTCGTTCTACGTCTTCGCCGCCTTCGCCAAGCTCAACACCGGCTTCCTGGACCCGGCGCTGAGCTGCGGACCCTTCCACCTGGACGAGGCGCTCGGCGCGGTGGGCATCGCCCCGGTGGACCGGGACGGGAGCCTGGGACTCCTGTCGGTCTGGGTCCCGGCCGCGATCGAGCTGGCGGTCCCGGTCCTGCTCCTGGTACGCCGCACGCGCCGCGCGGGCGTCCTCCTGGCCATGGCCTTCCACTCCGCGCTCTCGTTCGACCTCGGGCAGCACTTCTACGACTTCACCGCGGTCCTGCTCCCGCTCTTCGCGCTCTTCCTGGCCGACGGGTTCTTCGAGCGCTTCGACGCGGCGGGCCGCGCGTTCGGCCGGCGAGGGCGCACCGTCCTCCAGGCAGCGGTGGTGCTGGTCGGCACGTCGGTGACCGCGGCGAACGTCCTCCCGATCACCGTGGGGTCCCACGCGTGGCTCAGTGCCGGGACGTTCCTGTGGTGGACCCCCTTCGTCGCCCTGGTCGCCTGGTCGGCCTGCCCGTCGGCACCCTCGGTCCGGCTCGGCTGGCGGCTCGGCCCCGCCGCGGTTCTGGTCGCCGGCCTGGTGGTGGTCAACGGCCTGACCCCCTACCTGGAGCTCAAGTCCGGTTTCGGCTGGCACATGTACTCCAACCTGGTGCTCGTCGACGGGGCCTCCAACCACCTGGTCGTCCGCCGGAGCCTTCCGGTGCGCGAAGGACACCAGGACCTGGTCACCGTCCTGGCGAGCAGCGACCCCGGCCTCGCGGCGTACGTCGACCAGGAGTACCTGCTGCCCTGGCCGTCGCTGCGCGTGCACGCCCGGCAGGTACCGGACGCGTCGCTGACCTACGAGCGGGCCGGCGCGACCGTGGTCGTCGACCGCATCGGGAACTCGGCGCTGGCCGACCCCGTGCCGTGGTGGTGGCCC
The window above is part of the Nocardioides campestrisoli genome. Proteins encoded here:
- the def gene encoding peptide deformylase: MSETPHAPHGTLPQGGRVRPITRWGTPVMHRPQARVTSFDADLTALAADMVATMYAADGVGLAACQIGEDVAMFVFDCPDDSGRHTVGVVCNPVLVLPEGKDRHLEEDDEGCLSFPGAFVPCARPDHARVEGVGLDGEPVAFEGDGLLARCLQHETDHTLGTVFGDRVATKQRKRLQKAHDKAVADYPPGWPAEED